The following coding sequences are from one Bacteroidales bacterium WCE2008 window:
- a CDS encoding Lysophospholipase L1: MMNKTLTLTIFVAFCAGAVAHAQSPVTLKGEGEGARQLALDIEYRENLPENVIMVNPVGLGKKAKSSAFPEALPPYYPEGHNLVMVLDERMPEGEKQAALLYYKTWKGWDGNAMLISSCDSIAIAIRSLQTAEKKANPAVIPTEGPKKKRHAAKAELLQKNKYDVVFLGNSIMNNMERPDYQPIWEKYFGDRNAVNLATSGYRTENLLWDLDDFDLTTQAPKLCIIGIGTNNVNETHYRYRCTAREVAEGTKALLDRVRTAWPETKVILLRCFPGNYKEQAPASHRLILNKVSDIVRTYADGKNVYFCDVNHVFLNIDGSLREDMFYDWLHPSYEGSEAWFRAMEPLVSSVLGDRDHRDSLPENTAVEPVSKLENDRYDWFQRHDRIMAIKDSLKPQIVLIGDSITHFWGGKPDDIAKDGRIIPPAGPESWAYAFGDSRVLNIGFGWDRTQNVLWRLDHGELDGLHPSTVILNIGTNNTSNTKNARNNTPEEIAEGVREVYLRIRSKLPDTRIILMAVFPRNESPDSERRKAVIKIDEQLEKFAKENDLYFVKVWDEFLGENGILPKELFYDFTHPTDKGYMFWAKAIKPLIVL; the protein is encoded by the coding sequence ATGATGAACAAAACACTGACACTTACAATTTTCGTCGCTTTCTGTGCGGGAGCAGTTGCCCATGCCCAGAGCCCGGTCACGCTTAAAGGAGAAGGGGAGGGGGCCCGCCAGCTGGCCCTGGACATCGAATATCGGGAGAATCTGCCCGAAAACGTGATCATGGTCAATCCAGTCGGACTCGGAAAGAAAGCAAAAAGTTCGGCTTTTCCTGAGGCTTTACCGCCATATTATCCGGAAGGTCATAACCTGGTCATGGTACTCGACGAGAGGATGCCGGAAGGGGAGAAACAAGCCGCACTCCTGTATTACAAGACCTGGAAAGGCTGGGACGGCAACGCAATGCTGATAAGCAGTTGCGACAGTATTGCAATCGCCATCAGAAGCCTCCAGACTGCGGAAAAGAAGGCCAACCCGGCAGTTATTCCGACAGAAGGACCTAAAAAGAAACGTCACGCTGCGAAGGCAGAGCTTCTCCAGAAGAATAAATATGATGTCGTATTCCTCGGGAATTCCATAATGAACAACATGGAAAGACCTGATTATCAGCCAATCTGGGAGAAATACTTCGGCGACAGGAATGCCGTGAACCTTGCCACCAGCGGCTACCGTACCGAGAATCTGCTCTGGGATCTGGACGATTTCGACCTGACGACCCAGGCTCCGAAGCTTTGCATAATCGGAATAGGCACGAATAACGTGAATGAAACGCATTACAGGTACAGATGCACCGCTAGGGAAGTGGCAGAAGGCACAAAAGCCTTGCTGGATCGCGTCAGAACTGCATGGCCGGAGACAAAAGTGATATTATTGCGTTGTTTTCCAGGAAATTATAAAGAACAGGCGCCTGCATCCCACAGGCTTATCCTGAATAAGGTCTCCGATATCGTACGTACATATGCGGACGGCAAGAATGTCTATTTCTGCGATGTGAACCATGTTTTTCTGAACATTGACGGTTCTCTTCGCGAAGACATGTTCTATGACTGGCTGCATCCGTCATACGAGGGCTCAGAAGCATGGTTCAGGGCCATGGAACCGCTGGTTTCCAGCGTCCTGGGGGATCGTGACCACAGGGACAGCCTTCCTGAAAATACTGCCGTAGAGCCTGTCTCAAAGCTCGAAAACGACAGATATGACTGGTTCCAGCGCCACGACCGTATCATGGCCATAAAAGACTCGCTGAAGCCGCAGATCGTGCTTATCGGCGACTCCATCACTCATTTCTGGGGCGGAAAGCCTGATGATATCGCTAAGGACGGCCGGATTATCCCGCCGGCGGGACCGGAATCATGGGCTTATGCATTCGGCGACAGCCGTGTGCTGAATATCGGCTTCGGCTGGGACAGGACCCAGAATGTCCTCTGGCGTCTGGATCATGGCGAACTGGACGGACTTCATCCGTCTACCGTGATCCTGAACATAGGAACCAACAATACGTCGAATACTAAAAATGCGCGCAATAATACTCCTGAAGAGATTGCTGAGGGCGTCAGAGAGGTTTATTTGCGCATCAGAAGCAAATTGCCTGACACAAGGATCATTCTGATGGCCGTATTCCCGAGAAACGAATCTCCGGACAGCGAGAGAAGAAAGGCTGTAATCAAGATCGATGAGCAGCTGGAGAAATTTGCCAAGGAGAATGATCTGTATTTCGTAAAGGTCTGGGACGAGTTCCTGGGAGAAAATGGAATCCTCCCGAAGGAATTGTTCTATGATTTTACACATCCGACTGACAAGGGGTATATGTTCTGGGCAAAGGCCATTAAGCCGCTTATTGTGCTCTAA
- a CDS encoding LytTr DNA-binding domain-containing protein codes for MKKKLIIVTYWIAAILATAFLLVSLDYELWKGIMIGMIFLLCSIALGFFLTKNNREASPARARNSIFIILGVFSMALFLIIVLHTVFLYMDQPGDDYTVFKDILSPLLINPVFIALILSVLAYGEYRLQKYLDAKLPQGTQKITFTSDYNKITVLKSDILYIESRDKEVRIITKDGKEYRNRTGISQWENILGEQFLRIHRAFLVNIAETRPCSPETVITGDKELPVSRKYKESKKKFIG; via the coding sequence ATGAAGAAAAAACTGATCATAGTAACCTATTGGATTGCCGCAATTCTTGCGACAGCTTTTCTGCTTGTCAGCCTTGATTATGAACTATGGAAAGGCATAATGATAGGCATGATATTTCTGCTTTGCTCGATCGCGCTGGGTTTCTTCCTGACAAAAAACAACAGGGAAGCCTCCCCTGCCCGTGCAAGAAACAGCATTTTCATTATACTGGGAGTATTTTCGATGGCCCTTTTCCTTATTATTGTGCTGCATACTGTATTCCTGTATATGGATCAGCCGGGAGACGATTATACGGTCTTTAAGGATATCCTCTCTCCCCTGCTGATTAATCCTGTATTTATTGCACTGATTCTCAGTGTCTTAGCATACGGGGAATACAGATTGCAGAAATATCTTGATGCAAAGCTTCCGCAAGGCACGCAGAAAATAACCTTTACTTCGGATTACAATAAGATCACTGTCCTGAAGAGTGATATCTTATACATAGAATCACGCGACAAGGAAGTCAGGATCATCACAAAAGACGGTAAGGAGTACCGTAACAGGACCGGAATTTCCCAATGGGAAAACATTCTTGGAGAGCAGTTCCTGCGCATCCACAGAGCATTTCTCGTCAATATTGCCGAAACCCGCCCCTGCTCCCCGGAAACAGTAATTACGGGAGACAAAGAACTCCCCGTCTCCCGCAAATACAAAGAATCCAAAAAAAAGTTTATTGGATAA